From a single Pelodiscus sinensis isolate JC-2024 chromosome 4, ASM4963464v1, whole genome shotgun sequence genomic region:
- the NKX2-1 gene encoding homeobox protein Nkx-2.1 — protein sequence MSMSPKHTTPFSVSDILSPLEESYKKVGMEGSNLGAPLAAYRQTQVSQPTMQQHPMGHNGTVTAAYHMTAAGVPQLSHTTMGGYCNGNLGNMGELPPYQETMRNSASATGWYGANPDPRFSTISRFMGPSSGMNMGGMGSLSSLGDVSKSMAPLQSTPRRKRRVLFSQAQVYELERRFKQQKYLSAPEREHLASMIHLTPTQVKIWFQNHRYKMKRQAKDKAAQQQMQQDNSACQQQQSPRRVAVPVLVKDGKPCQAGSNTPTAAIQSHQQQAATAITVATNGNSLGQHQSHQTNSAGQSPDLGQHSASPSSLQSQVSSLSHLNSSSSDYGTAMSCSTLLYGRTW from the exons ATGTCGATGAGCCCAAAGCATACGACTCCTTTCTCAGTGTCTGACATCTTGAGTCCCTTGGAGGAAAGCTACAAGAAAGTGGGCATGGAGGGTAGCAACTTGGGGGCTCCCTTGGCAGCCTACAGGCAGACTCAGGTTTCTCAGCCAACGATGCAGCAGCACCCCATGGGCCACAACGGGACAGTGACTGCTGCCTACCATATGACAGCGGCAGGCGTCCCCCAACTCTCCCATACCACGATGGGGGGCTACTGCAACGGCAACCTAGGCAACATGGGGGAACTGCCACCCTACCAGGAGACCATGAGGAACAGCGCTTCAGCCACGGGATGGTATGGGGCCAACCCTGATCCCCGCTTCTCTACAA TATCCCGCTTTATGGGGCCGTCTTCTGGAATGAACATGGGCGGCATGGGGAGCCTGAGCTCACTTGGAGACGTTAGCAAGAGCATGGCCCCTCTCCAGAGCACGCCACGGAGGAAACGCAGGGTCCTTTTCTCCCAGGCCCAGGTTTACGAGCTGGAGAGACGCTTCAAGCAGCAGAAATACCTCTCAGCTCCGGAGCGAGAGCATTTGGCCAGCATGATCCATCTCACGCCGACTCAGGTCAAGATCTGGTTCCAGAACCACCGCTACAAGATGAAACGCCAGGCCAAAGACAAAGCCGCGCAGCAGCAGATGCAGCAGGACAACAGCGCCTGCCAACAGCAGCAGTCCCCCAGGCGAGTGGCGGTGCCCGTGCTTGTAAAGGATGGCAAGCCGTGTCAAGCGGGCTCCAACACGCCAACGGCAGCGATCCAGAGCCATCAGCAGCAGGCAGCGACAGCCATCACGGTGGCTACCAATGGCAACAGCCTTGGACAGCATCAGAGCCACCAGACAAACAGTGCGGGGCAGTCTCCAGACCTGGGACAGCACTCAGccagcccttcctccctccagAGCCAGGTCTCCAGTTTGTCTCACTTAAACTCTTCTAGTTCTGACTATGGCACGGCCATGTCCTGCTCTACCTTGCTCTACGGTAGGACCTggtga